A section of the Passer domesticus isolate bPasDom1 chromosome 17, bPasDom1.hap1, whole genome shotgun sequence genome encodes:
- the CORO1C gene encoding coronin-1C: MRRVVRQSKFRHVFGQAVKNDQCYDDIRVSRVTWDSSFCAVNPRFVAIIVDASGGGAFLVLPLHKTGRIDKSYPTVCGHTGPVLDIDWCPHNDQVIASGSEDCTVMVWQIPENGLTLSLTEPVVVLEGHSKRVGIVAWHPTARNVLLSAGCDNAIIIWNVGTGEALINLDDMHMDMIYNVSWNRNGSLICTASKDKKVRVIDPRKQEIVAEKEKTHEGARPMRAIFLADGNIFTTGFSRMSERQLALWNPKNMEEPIALHEMDTSNGVLLPFYDPDTNIIYLCGKGDSSIRYFEITDESPYVHYLNTFSSKEPQRGMGFMPKRGLDVNKCEIARFFKLHERKCEPIIMTVPRKSDLFQDDLYPDTAGPEAALEAEEWFEGKNADPLLISLKHGYIPGKNRDLKVVKKNILDNKPAGNKKSDLINAPKKAADASNSQNDAKLDEILKELKSIKDTISNQDERISKLEQQMAKIAD, encoded by the exons ATGAGGCGGGTGGTACGGCAGAGCAAATTCCGGCACGTCTTCGGCCAGGCAGTGAAGAACGACCAGTGCTACGACGACATCCGCGTGTCGCGCGTCACCTGGGACAGCTCCTTCTGCGCCGTCAACCCCCGCTTCGTGGCCATCATCGTGGATGCCAGTGGTGGGGGAGCCTTCCTGGTGCTGCCTCTGCACAAG ACAGGCAGGATTGACAAGTCCTACCCCACGGTGTGTGGGCACACGGGGCCGGTGCTGGACATCGACTGGTGTCCCCACAATGACCAGGTCATCGCCAGCGGCTCCGAGGACTGCACCGTCATG GTGTGGCAGATTCCCGAGAACGGGCTCACCCTGTCCCTGACAGAGCCCGTGGTAGTGCTAGAAGGCCATTCCAAGAGAGTTGGCATCGTGGCCTGGCACCCGACGGCGCGGAACGTGCTGCTCAGCGCAG GCTGTGATAATGCCATCATCATCTGGAATGTGGGAACAGGAGAGGCCCTCATCAACCTGGATGACATGCACATGGATATGATCTACAACGTGAGCTGGAATCGCAACGGCAGCCTCATCTGCACAGCTTCCAAAGACAAAAAAGTCCGAGTTATCGACCCCAGGAAACAAGAAATTGTTGCT gagaaggagaaaaccCACGAGGGAGCCCGGCCCATGCGAGCCATTTTCCTGGCAGATGGGAACATCTTCACCACCGGCTTCAGCCGCATGAGCGAGCGGCAGCTGGCCCTGTGGAACCCG aaaaacATGGAGGAGCCAATAGCCCTTCACGAGATGGACACCAGCAACGGGGTCCTGCTGCCCTTCTATGACCCAGACACCAACATCATTTACCTGTGTGGGAAG GGTGACAGCAGCATCCGCTACTTTGAGATCACGGATGAGTCCCCGTACGTTCACTACCTCAACACCTTCAGCAGCAAAGAGCCGCAGAGGGGCATGGGGTTCATGCCAAAGAGGGGCCTCGACGTCAACAAGTGTGAGATTGCCAG GTTCTTCAAGCTCCACGAGAGGAAGTGTGAGCCCATCATCATGACGGTTCCCCGCAAG TCTGACCTCTTCCAGGACGACCTGTACCCGGACACAGCCGGCCCAGAAGCAGCTCTGGAAGCAGAGGAGTGGTTTGAGGGGAAGAACGCTGATCCTCTCCTCATCTCCTTGAAGCACGGGTACATTCCAGGCAAAAACAGGGATCTCAAGGTGGTCAAGAAGAACATACTGGACAACAAACCTGCTGGGAACAAGAAGAGTGATCTCATAAACGCTCCAAAGAAAGCAGCGGATGCCTCAAACTCC CAAAACGACGCCAAATTGGACGAGATTTTGAAGGAGCTGAAATCCATCAAGGACACGATCTCCAACCAGGACGAGCGCATCTccaagctggagcagcagatggCCAAGATCGCGGACTGA